From the Quercus lobata isolate SW786 chromosome 6, ValleyOak3.0 Primary Assembly, whole genome shotgun sequence genome, one window contains:
- the LOC115949927 gene encoding pre-mRNA-splicing factor SLU7-like, whose translation MARFMPISEANERATAADIVSTSPPSYAASKYLQLRAGRVIKGLETSLPKSKYEEDVYINNHTSVWGSWWKDHQWGYKCCKQTIRNSYCTGAAGIEAAEAAADLMKANIDRKAASEETPVPAEEKRLATWGNDVPDDLLLDQKQLTEALKKEDERKKEEKDERKRKYNVRWNDEVTAEEMEAYRMKRIHHDDPMKDFLH comes from the exons ATGGCTCGTTTTATGCCAATTTCTGAAGCAAATGAAAGAGCAACAGCTGCTGATATTGTTTCAACCTCACCTCCGTCGTATGCAGCTT caaaatatttacaattacGTGCTGGGAGAGTTATAAAAGGCCTG GAGACTTCTCTTCCCAAAAGTAAGTATGAGGAGGATGTGTATATTAATAACCACACAAGTGTTTGGGGTTCATGGTGGAAGGATCATCAATGGGGTTACAAGTGCTGTAAGCAAACAATACGGAACAGTTATTGCACTGGTGCAGCTGGAATTGAGGCTGCTGAAGCTGCAGCGGACCTAATGAAGGCTAACATTGATCGTAAAGCAGCATCTGAAG AGACACCTGTTCCAGCAGAGGAGAAAAGGCTTGCTACTTGGGGAAATGATGTACCTGATGATTTGCTCCTTGACCAAAAACAACTCACTGAGGCCCTTAAAAAG GAGGACGaaaggaagaaggaagagaaggaTGAAAGAAAGCGCAAGTATAATGTGAGATGGAATGATGAG GTTACTGCTGAGGAGATGGAGGCATATCGGATGAAAAGAATACATCATGATGATCCCATGAAGGATTTTCTGCACTAA